The Alphaproteobacteria bacterium nucleotide sequence AAAGCTTTGCTAAACTAGCTATTAATTATTAATTTATTCAGCATAGTTAAATTTATGGACGCTATATTAACAATTCATGATGCATGTGTGAATTTTGGTAATAAACCTTTATTTGAAGATTTATCATTAAATATACATAAAAATAGTAAAATATGTCTAATTGGCAAAAACGGGGCGGGTAAAACTACTTTAATGAGTATGATTACTGGAGAAAAAGAATTAGATAATGGTAAGAGGTGGGTAGATTCAGCCTTAACGATAGGTTATTTGAAACAAAATATAAAACCGCAAAAAAATCAGACTATTTATGAATTTATTTTTTCTGCTTTAAAGCCTGAAAGACAGAATGAGGAATATAGTTATTTAATAGAAATGGTAGCTAATCCGCTAGAACTGGAATTAACTGCATTAATGAATGAATTATCTGGTGGTCAGTTAAGAAGGGCAGCATTAGCTTATGCTCTAGTTGAGGACCCTGACTTATTATTATTAGATGAGCCTACAAATCATCTTGATTTAGATGCTATAAAATGGCTTGAAGATTATTTATTAACATTTAATGGAAGTTTTATTTGTGTTAGTCATGATAAGAGATTTTTAGAAAATATTTCAAATAAAGTTTTTTGGTTAGACAGAGGGAAAATTAGGATTTGTCCAGAAGGCTTTAAGAAATTTCCCGAATGGTCAGAAATGCTTATTTTGCAAGAACGAAGAGAATTGGAAAATAGACAAAGAAATTTAAGCTTAGAAGAGGATTGGGCAAATAGGGGAGTTAAAGCAAGGCGTAAAAGAAATATTCGCAGATTAGAAGAAATGAAAAAAGAGAGAGCTCTCTTAAAAGAAGATAAAGGCTCTTTTTTTAATGCTATAAAAAAAGTAGAGCTACCAAAATTAAGTGCGACTGAGGCATCTAAAATTCAAGCTGAATTTATAAAAGTTAATAAATCTTTTAAAAAAAACGATCAGGAAGTAAGCATTTTAAAGAACTTAAATTTGCGTATCATTTATAAAGATCGTATTGGTATATTGGGCAAAAATGGTTCTGGTAAATCTAGTTTTCTAAAATTACTAATTGGTGAAATGGAAGCAGATAGTGGCAAAGTAAAGTTAGGTCATAATCTTACAATTTCATATTTTGATCAAAACAGAAGTGAGTTAGATCCAGATAAAAGCTTGTGGCAAACTTTATGTCCTAATGGTGGAGATTACATAGAAGTTTCAGGGAAAAATAGACATGTATGTGGTTATTTAAAAGATTTTATGTTTGATCCTAAAATGGTGCAAAACAAAGTAAAAACCTTATCTGGTGGGCAACAAAATAGATTGATGTTGGCAAAAATATTAGCAAACCCTGGTAGCTTTTTAATTTTAGATGAACCAACTAACGACTTAGACATGGATACATTAGAATTATTGGAGGATATTTTGGCAAATTATAATGGTACTTTATTTATTGTAAGTCATGACCGAGATTTTCTGGACCAAACTGTAAATAAAATCTTAGCTTTTGAAGGTGATGGATTAATAGAAGCATATATTGGTGGTTATAGTGATTATTTATTAGCTAAAGATGTTGTAAAAGAAAAAACCAAAATTATAAAAAAAACTAATGAAGTACAAAAAACTCAGACTGTTAAAAAAAACAGATTATCCTACAAGTTACAATATGAATTAGAGACTTTACCAGGAAAAATTTCTACATTAGAAAAGCTTATTTCTGAGCAAAATATTTTACTTAAAAAACTAACTAAAGAAGATCTTATATCAGAAGAATTTAGTAAATTAAGTTTAGAAATTGCAAATAATCAATTTGAATTAGATCAATTAGAAACTAGATGGTTAGAATTAATTGACTAATTTTATCTTATCGTTATTTTCAAAATCGTGCTAAATATACGAAGAAAAAAACAAGCTTTTTCATTAGTTGAATTATCAATAGTTTTAATAATTATTGGCTTACTTATTGGTTCTATTTCAGCTGGCTCAAAATTAATATTGCAAACAAAATCAAATAAATTAGCCCGTTTATATGAAGAGTAAAACAGATCTATAACTGTATTTATTTAACATATGATAGTTATCCTGGTGACAAAGCAAATATTTCAAGTTTTTTTAGTGGCTAAACAGATGGTGATGGTGATAATATTTTAAGTACAGAAGAAGGTTATAAAGCATGGCAACACCTAGCTCTAGCTGATATTTTAACTGGCAGTTATGATGGCACTAGTGAATCTCCTGAATTTGACAGTGGTGACAATATTGCTAGTAAAATTATATTAAGACATCACGCTAAAATATATTCTAATTCTAATACAAATTACATCAGTAGTATCAGAACTGTAGATACAAACTGGGAAGGTACAATAAGCTCAAATAAAGCCTATATGATTGACCATAAAATAGACGATGGAAGCCCAAAACAGGAAATATAATCTCATTCAACTATATCATTAATGGTCGTGGCGCAACAAAACCTTGCGCTATAAGAGATGATACATCAGCAGAAGTCACTCATGGATATACAAGTGGTGGCTTAAGTTACCAACTTAACCCTGATGAAGTAGGCTGTAGTTTCATGCTAAAATTAACTAATCAATTATCAAAATAATTTTCTATTGGATTAATAGAATAATGAATAGCTAGGATATAATAAAAGAACCAAGCTTTATTACTTATAAAGTTAAACAAATCAATATTTTAGTAAGTAAAGCTCTTTATACCCACTAAATATTTGTATAGACCTAAAAATTATGTTATAATAAGCAGCATAATTATTATTTTAGGGTATTATGAGATTAACAGAAGTAAATAGAACAACA carries:
- a CDS encoding ABC-F family ATP-binding cassette domain-containing protein, with protein sequence MDAILTIHDACVNFGNKPLFEDLSLNIHKNSKICLIGKNGAGKTTLMSMITGEKELDNGKRWVDSALTIGYLKQNIKPQKNQTIYEFIFSALKPERQNEEYSYLIEMVANPLELELTALMNELSGGQLRRAALAYALVEDPDLLLLDEPTNHLDLDAIKWLEDYLLTFNGSFICVSHDKRFLENISNKVFWLDRGKIRICPEGFKKFPEWSEMLILQERRELENRQRNLSLEEDWANRGVKARRKRNIRRLEEMKKERALLKEDKGSFFNAIKKVELPKLSATEASKIQAEFIKVNKSFKKNDQEVSILKNLNLRIIYKDRIGILGKNGSGKSSFLKLLIGEMEADSGKVKLGHNLTISYFDQNRSELDPDKSLWQTLCPNGGDYIEVSGKNRHVCGYLKDFMFDPKMVQNKVKTLSGGQQNRLMLAKILANPGSFLILDEPTNDLDMDTLELLEDILANYNGTLFIVSHDRDFLDQTVNKILAFEGDGLIEAYIGGYSDYLLAKDVVKEKTKIIKKTNEVQKTQTVKKNRLSYKLQYELETLPGKISTLEKLISEQNILLKKLTKEDLISEEFSKLSLEIANNQFELDQLETRWLELID
- a CDS encoding prepilin-type N-terminal cleavage/methylation domain-containing protein gives rise to the protein MLNIRRKKQAFSLVELSIVLIIIGLLIGSISAGSKLILQTKSNKLARLYEE